In a single window of the Desulfovibrio sp. ZJ209 genome:
- a CDS encoding site-specific integrase — protein MVLAEAFGLYCQLVLASHSQREIKSELGRWQLHIAPVMAEMPLHSIRNLQILQLQKTLEAKKLSPQSVYHCLSLVRRVLRRAQEWELYEGPVPKFRMPRFDNRRMRFLSAEEAKRLLAELKKESDLWFDITLFTLQTGLRAGEIYNLRSFDIDSKNKYLKIYDAKNRTTRIVYLNNTASKIIKKYKSKKKEGLPLFQENGRLPQSTYRIFRNAVNKCGFNTGITDRREMVCFHTISHTFASWLIQGGTPLAMVGKLLGHKTIKMTLRYAHLAPEQEVQAVSSLPLADLRLE, from the coding sequence ATGGTTTTAGCGGAAGCATTCGGCCTCTATTGCCAGCTTGTGCTTGCTTCCCATTCACAGAGGGAAATTAAGTCAGAGCTTGGCCGATGGCAACTCCATATTGCCCCAGTGATGGCCGAAATGCCCCTACATTCAATCAGAAACTTGCAAATCTTGCAACTCCAAAAAACGCTTGAGGCCAAAAAACTGAGCCCGCAATCTGTTTATCATTGTCTTTCACTGGTGCGCCGGGTTTTGAGAAGAGCCCAAGAATGGGAATTATATGAGGGGCCTGTACCAAAATTCAGGATGCCAAGGTTTGATAATCGGCGTATGCGTTTTCTTTCGGCAGAGGAGGCAAAAAGGCTCCTCGCCGAGTTGAAAAAAGAATCCGACCTTTGGTTTGACATCACTCTATTCACACTCCAAACAGGATTACGGGCCGGAGAGATATATAATTTACGTTCCTTCGATATTGACTCAAAGAATAAATATCTAAAAATATACGATGCTAAAAATAGAACTACTCGCATTGTCTATCTTAATAATACAGCATCAAAAATCATTAAAAAATATAAGAGCAAGAAAAAAGAAGGACTTCCGCTTTTTCAGGAAAATGGACGGCTTCCGCAGAGTACATATCGAATATTCAGGAATGCTGTAAACAAATGTGGATTCAATACAGGTATAACCGACCGTAGGGAAATGGTATGTTTTCACACTATCAGCCATACATTCGCCTCATGGTTGATACAGGGGGGAACCCCTCTTGCGATGGTCGGCAAATTGTTAGGCCATAAGACCATAAAAATGACCCTGCGCTATGCCCATCTCGCCCCGGAGCAGGAAGTCCAGGCTGTTTCTTCGCTCCCTTTAGCTGATCTTCGATTGGAGTGA
- a CDS encoding type II toxin-antitoxin system RelB/DinJ family antitoxin: MSTAQAHNSVVRARIDTVTKERAANALAEMGISISDAIRLLLVRVADERRLPFEVKAPNATTRGAIAELEAGKGHKFNSVADMMAALDAEH; the protein is encoded by the coding sequence ATGAGTACAGCACAGGCACATAATTCGGTGGTTCGGGCACGAATTGATACGGTCACGAAAGAAAGAGCCGCCAACGCATTGGCAGAAATGGGAATTTCAATTTCTGACGCCATCCGGCTATTGCTGGTGCGCGTAGCGGATGAACGCCGGCTCCCCTTCGAGGTAAAGGCGCCCAATGCAACGACCCGTGGGGCAATCGCTGAACTAGAAGCCGGGAAGGGGCATAAATTCAATTCCGTAGCTGATATGATGGCGGCTCTTGATGCGGAGCATTGA
- a CDS encoding type II toxin-antitoxin system YafQ family toxin, translated as MRSIELSTAFKRDYKRAKASPRYAQDVRSLFESVALLLANDEPLPDSYRDHALIGDWKGYRECHLKPDLLLIYKTEEPDILKIARLGSHSELFSR; from the coding sequence ATGCGGAGCATTGAACTTTCCACGGCCTTCAAGCGGGATTACAAACGCGCCAAGGCGAGCCCGCGTTATGCCCAGGACGTGCGGAGCCTTTTTGAGAGCGTGGCCTTGCTGCTGGCCAATGATGAACCCCTGCCGGACAGCTACCGGGATCATGCGCTGATAGGCGACTGGAAGGGGTATCGGGAGTGCCATTTAAAGCCGGATTTATTGCTGATATACAAGACAGAGGAGCCGGACATCCTGAAAATTGCCCGCCTTGGTTCCCATTCTGAGCTTTTTAGCCGTTGA
- a CDS encoding DUF4175 domain-containing protein, translated as MAQAEMIRREPNLKRFTEEEIDEMLERIAKLYQEGRRDEAHELINVIPLHWKSAKILKEMVGIEAMIESGTNLSEAVDHFGMEWLER; from the coding sequence ATGGCACAAGCAGAAATGATTCGCAGAGAGCCTAATTTGAAGCGCTTTACCGAGGAAGAAATTGATGAAATGCTCGAGCGCATTGCAAAACTTTATCAAGAGGGTCGGAGGGATGAAGCTCATGAATTGATTAATGTAATTCCTCTCCATTGGAAATCTGCCAAGATATTAAAGGAAATGGTCGGTATTGAAGCTATGATTGAATCTGGGACAAATCTCTCTGAAGCCGTTGACCATTTTGGGATGGAATGGCTTGAACGCTAG
- a CDS encoding TraK family protein, with the protein MRKWKWGAARIQFIKVQEETEKLILAGYPKLDIYRTFKERGDITMSYCRFCEFIDQRFEQRYTKKRSTKRKYIPVSERESQDSEKFAQASATKRIETKPQEEQQKAAKPFGKREKGQPYNTNI; encoded by the coding sequence ATGAGAAAATGGAAATGGGGTGCTGCCCGCATACAATTTATCAAAGTGCAAGAGGAAACTGAAAAGTTAATCCTCGCAGGTTATCCGAAATTGGATATATATCGTACTTTCAAAGAAAGAGGCGATATAACCATGAGCTATTGCAGATTTTGCGAATTTATAGACCAGAGATTCGAGCAGAGATACACGAAAAAAAGGTCAACAAAGAGAAAGTATATTCCTGTTTCTGAAAGGGAAAGTCAGGATTCGGAAAAATTTGCTCAAGCGTCAGCCACAAAGAGGATTGAAACAAAGCCACAGGAGGAACAGCAAAAAGCGGCAAAGCCTTTCGGCAAGAGAGAAAAAGGACAGCCATATAACACAAATATCTAA
- a CDS encoding helix-turn-helix domain-containing protein, with product MDTFTPKGHIRGPIMPIQILKSCELSLGAKVLYNALIYFAGDKNFCWATHSTLAKFICCSVSSIKNYLNELKIVGLIRVGKGGFGVCRYYFLRPAWASDSIDRDDTPRHGESGHDKSKSGADYPEEPSSGADYGYKFNCKNLKPNNPPYPPKPLGKSDHAGNVKKRGGGGNYFSVNQEFEKFWAAYPRKEAKELARSVWFKLHRQGNIPVLSSLISVLEKFKVCGQWLKEHGRYIPQCVNWLKGRRWLDENLDAAVQFTPEEKISQERRLRLCSRLQAEEAERAARQRAESARLRPVFDAFLSCFSECGNSGPAWGLWHLLHVQGKAPRAQDVPSNPGMGVLDFLRNWQREVALA from the coding sequence ATGGACACCTTCACGCCAAAAGGGCACATTCGCGGCCCTATCATGCCCATTCAAATTCTCAAGTCGTGCGAATTGAGTCTGGGGGCAAAAGTTCTTTATAATGCCCTGATTTATTTTGCTGGTGATAAGAATTTTTGTTGGGCTACACATTCGACACTTGCAAAGTTTATCTGCTGTAGTGTTTCTTCCATCAAGAATTATTTGAATGAGCTTAAAATCGTTGGCCTTATCCGTGTAGGGAAAGGCGGTTTTGGTGTATGCAGATACTATTTTTTGAGACCTGCATGGGCATCTGATTCCATTGATAGGGATGATACTCCCAGGCACGGAGAATCTGGCCACGATAAGTCAAAATCTGGCGCGGACTATCCAGAAGAGCCCAGCTCCGGGGCAGATTATGGCTACAAATTTAATTGTAAGAATTTAAAACCAAATAACCCCCCTTACCCCCCTAAGCCCTTGGGCAAAAGTGACCATGCAGGGAACGTCAAAAAACGTGGTGGGGGTGGGAATTATTTTTCCGTGAATCAGGAATTTGAAAAATTTTGGGCCGCCTATCCGCGCAAGGAAGCGAAGGAGCTGGCGCGATCTGTCTGGTTCAAACTTCACCGGCAAGGAAATATCCCGGTTCTCTCCAGCCTGATAAGCGTTCTGGAAAAATTCAAGGTGTGCGGCCAATGGCTCAAGGAGCATGGGCGTTATATTCCCCAGTGCGTGAACTGGCTCAAAGGCCGTAGGTGGCTCGATGAAAACCTCGATGCCGCTGTTCAGTTCACTCCAGAAGAAAAAATCTCCCAGGAACGCCGCCTAAGGCTCTGTAGCCGCCTACAAGCAGAAGAAGCAGAACGCGCCGCCCGGCAAAGAGCAGAGTCGGCAAGGCTGCGCCCGGTTTTCGATGCCTTCCTGTCGTGTTTTTCGGAGTGCGGAAATTCTGGCCCGGCGTGGGGCCTTTGGCATTTACTCCATGTTCAAGGCAAAGCGCCACGGGCTCAGGATGTGCCAAGCAATCCTGGAATGGGCGTTCTTGATTTTCTCCGTAACTGGCAAAGAGAGGTGGCGTTAGCATGA
- a CDS encoding DUF1786 family protein encodes MNEQVRHFLREAGPVLCLDIGSGTQKALLARAGQGCANWPRWLLPSPARLVAQRIRELTMLRCGVWLAGGIMGNGFLDALRAHLGAGLPTSATASASRAIDADPEAVRALGVTITETCPADCVPVHLEDFSPEFWQGLLRLSALPQPHLILAAAQDDASHAGAPRDTRMKDWTVLLTSDADPTRWIYAQAPATLRRLHALQQKTGGPVADTATCAILGALCDESVLERSFREGITIVSVGNEHTFAALVYQGHVCGLYEHHTDGRELPLLLDDLHQLRLRWLPPENVHASGGHGTAFGAQCEAAGSFAPTYLLGARRSLLAGHGRDIAPHGDMPHAGCFGILHGWAHARPHS; translated from the coding sequence ATGAACGAACAGGTGCGCCATTTTTTGCGCGAGGCTGGGCCCGTGCTCTGCCTGGATATTGGCAGCGGCACGCAAAAGGCCCTGCTTGCCCGCGCCGGCCAGGGATGCGCCAACTGGCCCCGGTGGCTCCTGCCCTCCCCAGCGCGGCTGGTGGCCCAGCGCATCCGCGAGCTCACCATGCTCCGCTGCGGCGTCTGGCTCGCCGGCGGCATCATGGGCAACGGCTTCCTTGATGCGCTCCGCGCGCACCTTGGCGCTGGGCTGCCCACCTCCGCCACGGCCTCCGCCTCCCGCGCCATTGACGCAGACCCGGAGGCCGTCCGCGCCCTTGGCGTCACCATAACCGAGACCTGCCCCGCCGACTGCGTGCCAGTCCATCTTGAGGATTTTTCGCCCGAATTCTGGCAGGGCCTGCTGCGCCTCTCCGCCCTTCCCCAGCCGCACCTCATTCTCGCGGCCGCGCAGGATGACGCCAGCCACGCCGGCGCGCCGCGCGACACCCGCATGAAGGACTGGACCGTCCTGCTCACGTCCGACGCCGACCCCACCCGCTGGATCTACGCCCAGGCGCCCGCCACGCTGCGGCGCCTGCACGCGCTCCAGCAAAAGACCGGCGGCCCGGTGGCCGACACGGCAACCTGCGCCATTCTCGGCGCGCTCTGCGACGAAAGTGTGCTCGAGCGCAGCTTCCGCGAGGGCATCACCATTGTCAGCGTCGGCAACGAGCACACGTTCGCCGCCCTCGTCTACCAGGGCCACGTCTGCGGACTCTACGAGCACCATACCGACGGCCGCGAGCTGCCGCTCCTGCTGGATGATTTGCACCAGCTCCGGCTGCGCTGGCTCCCGCCCGAGAACGTGCACGCCAGCGGCGGCCACGGCACGGCCTTTGGCGCCCAATGCGAGGCGGCGGGCAGTTTTGCGCCCACTTATCTTTTGGGGGCCCGGCGCAGCCTGCTCGCCGGGCACGGGCGCGACATCGCTCCTCACGGCGACATGCCCCATGCCGGCTGCTTCGGAATCCTCCACGGTTGGGCGCACGCGCGCCCCCACTCCTGA
- a CDS encoding phenylacetate--CoA ligase has protein sequence MDVFDPAELWTRDHIAATQLTRLRSTIARARRCDFYRRRLDEAGIDARNIHSLDDLARIPFTTKDDLRAQYPTGLLCVPQSEIVRMHCSSGTTGSPVAICHTQNDINSWADLMARCMYMVGVRREDVFQNMSGYGLFTGGLGIHFGAERLGCMTIPAGAGNSRRQIKLAKDFRTTVAHILPSYALILGEHLRSMGEDPRDFPLRIALVGAEPYTEEFRRRIEDLFAMKAYNSYGLSEMNGPGVGFECLAQDGLHIWEDAYIPEIVDPATGKPVPDGEVGELVMTSLCREGMPILRYRTRDLTRFLPGSCACGRRHRRMDRILGRADDMFIVKGVNIYPMQIEEVIMTFPEVGQSYLILLENNGFGDVMRVQVEIRDEYFVEDMRVLHNLQKVIAQRLRDEILVTPSVELVESNSLPRTEGKAVRVRDLREKK, from the coding sequence ATGGACGTTTTTGACCCTGCCGAACTCTGGACACGGGATCACATCGCCGCCACCCAGCTGACGCGCCTGCGCAGCACCATCGCCCGGGCGCGGCGCTGCGATTTCTACCGCCGGCGCCTGGACGAGGCCGGCATCGACGCCAGAAACATCCACAGCCTCGACGATCTTGCGCGCATCCCCTTCACCACCAAGGACGACCTGCGCGCCCAGTACCCCACGGGCCTTTTGTGCGTGCCGCAAAGCGAGATCGTGCGCATGCACTGCTCGAGCGGCACCACGGGCTCGCCGGTGGCCATCTGCCACACGCAGAACGACATCAATTCCTGGGCCGACCTCATGGCCCGCTGCATGTATATGGTGGGGGTGCGGCGCGAGGATGTGTTCCAGAACATGTCGGGCTACGGCCTGTTCACCGGCGGCCTCGGCATCCATTTCGGCGCCGAGCGCCTCGGCTGCATGACCATCCCGGCGGGCGCGGGCAATTCCCGCCGGCAGATCAAGCTCGCCAAGGATTTCCGCACCACGGTGGCGCACATCCTGCCCTCCTACGCGCTCATCCTGGGCGAGCATCTGCGCAGCATGGGCGAAGACCCGCGGGACTTCCCCCTGCGCATCGCGCTCGTGGGCGCCGAGCCCTATACCGAAGAGTTCCGCCGCCGCATCGAGGATCTGTTCGCCATGAAGGCCTATAATTCCTACGGCCTCTCGGAGATGAACGGCCCGGGCGTGGGCTTCGAGTGCCTGGCGCAGGACGGCCTTCACATCTGGGAGGACGCCTACATCCCCGAAATCGTCGACCCGGCCACGGGCAAGCCCGTGCCGGACGGCGAGGTGGGCGAGCTCGTGATGACGAGCCTCTGCCGCGAGGGCATGCCCATCCTGCGCTACCGCACGCGCGACCTCACCCGCTTCCTCCCCGGGAGCTGCGCCTGCGGGCGCCGCCACCGCCGCATGGACCGCATCCTCGGCCGCGCGGACGACATGTTCATCGTCAAGGGCGTCAATATCTACCCCATGCAGATCGAGGAGGTCATCATGACCTTCCCCGAAGTGGGGCAGAGTTATCTCATCCTGCTGGAAAACAACGGCTTCGGCGACGTGATGCGCGTGCAGGTGGAGATCCGCGACGAGTATTTCGTGGAGGACATGCGCGTGCTCCACAACCTGCAAAAGGTCATCGCCCAGCGCCTGCGCGACGAGATACTGGTCACGCCCAGCGTGGAACTCGTGGAGAGCAACAGCCTGCCGCGCACCGAGGGCAAGGCCGTGCGCGTGCGCGACCTGCGCGAAAAGAAATAA
- a CDS encoding DUF456 domain-containing protein, which produces MEFFPFAPLLAGAFLALLCLVLFLNIFGLPANWIILGLVALWKLVMPAQGALDAWFWAGMVAFALLGEALELGVQVLKARHYGSSSSGTFAGMVGAFVGAILLAPLFWGLGALLGALAGAWLGCYAMEIARGRPSGEAMNAAMGAMMGRFLGTVCKCGTGAAMIALTAHHIWPEAMEMGPSGEAPAEVVRLFLHAAAACC; this is translated from the coding sequence ATGGAGTTTTTCCCCTTTGCGCCGCTTTTGGCGGGGGCCTTTCTTGCGCTCCTCTGCCTCGTGCTCTTTCTCAATATCTTCGGGCTGCCGGCCAACTGGATCATCCTGGGCCTCGTGGCCCTCTGGAAGCTGGTCATGCCCGCGCAGGGCGCGCTCGACGCCTGGTTCTGGGCCGGCATGGTGGCCTTCGCCCTGCTTGGCGAGGCGCTGGAACTGGGCGTGCAGGTGCTCAAGGCCCGGCACTACGGCTCCAGTTCTTCCGGCACCTTCGCGGGCATGGTGGGCGCCTTCGTGGGCGCCATCCTGCTGGCGCCGCTCTTCTGGGGGCTGGGGGCGCTCCTGGGCGCCCTCGCCGGCGCGTGGCTCGGCTGCTACGCCATGGAGATCGCCCGGGGGCGCCCCTCGGGCGAGGCCATGAACGCGGCCATGGGCGCCATGATGGGCCGCTTTTTGGGCACTGTCTGCAAATGCGGCACCGGCGCGGCCATGATCGCCCTCACCGCGCACCACATCTGGCCCGAGGCCATGGAGATGGGCCCCTCCGGCGAGGCGCCGGCGGAAGTGGTGCGCCTCTTCCTGCATGCCGCAGCGGCCTGCTGCTGA
- a CDS encoding RNA methyltransferase — MLLDTVEVVLVRTRFPENIGMAARACANMGCPCLCLVAPERWDIAKARPLATPKGLPVLEHIRVAPSLAEAVAKSRLVLGTTARLGGWRKSVLTADQAGSVTAGAVRAGERVSLVFGSEDRGLSNEESLLCQRLVTIPTAGEASSLNLAQAVLIVLYECARALRGRDMEGEAPSGEDTPRTGARGITAAEQERLMAHFKAMLLALDVLRGDNPEYFLLPWRRLFGRARLRRHEYDALMGLCRQVRNKLETGQNGQG, encoded by the coding sequence GTGCTGCTCGATACCGTTGAAGTCGTCCTTGTGCGGACGCGCTTTCCTGAAAATATCGGCATGGCCGCGCGGGCCTGCGCCAACATGGGCTGCCCCTGCCTCTGCCTCGTGGCGCCGGAGCGCTGGGACATCGCAAAAGCGCGGCCGCTGGCGACGCCCAAGGGGCTGCCCGTGCTGGAACACATCCGCGTGGCCCCAAGCCTTGCGGAAGCCGTGGCAAAGAGCCGCCTTGTGCTGGGCACCACGGCGCGCCTTGGTGGCTGGCGCAAGAGCGTGCTCACCGCCGACCAGGCGGGCAGCGTCACGGCAGGGGCCGTGCGCGCCGGGGAGCGCGTTTCGCTGGTCTTCGGCTCCGAAGACCGGGGTCTTTCCAATGAGGAATCCCTGCTCTGCCAGCGCCTCGTCACCATCCCAACAGCCGGGGAGGCGAGCTCGCTCAATCTCGCGCAGGCGGTGCTCATCGTGCTCTATGAATGCGCCCGCGCGCTGCGGGGCAGGGATATGGAGGGGGAAGCGCCCTCCGGGGAGGATACGCCCCGCACCGGCGCCCGGGGCATCACCGCCGCCGAGCAGGAACGGCTCATGGCACATTTCAAGGCCATGCTCCTCGCGCTGGACGTGCTGCGCGGCGACAACCCGGAGTATTTTCTTTTGCCGTGGCGCAGGCTTTTCGGGCGCGCGCGGCTCAGGCGGCACGAGTATGACGCGCTCATGGGCCTGTGCCGCCAGGTGCGCAACAAACTGGAAACAGGGCAGAACGGCCAAGGCTGA
- a CDS encoding LTA synthase family protein — MAYNKQVTWKKYPFPLENISFIAYKAAKILRTLPTDTFAKSFEKNSINTSFKGKISAKNFNNSNVIVIFLEGTSSRVLSDDVTPNIMKLRKNSIDIKNYFNHTAATFRGLRGQLISGFCLKGGRDYAPDLQGVDELARKSHAGTIPRIESLPYILEKRGYTTVFISPHDKNEGLASVMKNVGFQQVLTAENFGERFSDYLTDKQSYAFLWKELMALKSSKAPFFLCLYQLGTHHGMDSPDKKYGDKKNPYLNKFHNADFWLGEFVEKFLANSISENTFLILTADHATYSTPEYRKTFNTNTQYFIDEIPFIIFSKDISGKTIDADYRNSLSLAPTILDILGVDKANNHFLGDSIFFDGRENGFSKIACIGYECYHICKSGVKIIEDDSYREILELIHKYLSYSG; from the coding sequence ATGGCTTATAATAAGCAGGTGACGTGGAAAAAGTATCCCTTTCCACTTGAAAATATTTCATTCATCGCGTATAAGGCGGCAAAAATACTGCGTACCTTACCCACGGATACTTTTGCAAAGAGTTTTGAGAAAAACAGTATCAATACATCTTTCAAGGGTAAAATCTCCGCCAAAAATTTTAATAACTCCAATGTCATCGTTATTTTTCTGGAGGGCACCAGCTCCAGGGTACTCAGTGATGATGTAACTCCCAACATTATGAAACTTCGAAAAAATAGCATTGATATCAAAAATTATTTCAATCACACGGCGGCTACCTTCAGGGGATTGCGAGGCCAGCTTATTTCAGGCTTTTGTCTTAAAGGCGGCAGGGACTACGCCCCAGACCTGCAGGGAGTGGACGAATTGGCGCGGAAGAGCCATGCCGGAACTATTCCCCGCATCGAGAGCTTGCCGTATATTCTCGAAAAGAGAGGCTACACGACAGTATTTATTTCACCACATGACAAAAATGAAGGTCTCGCGTCTGTTATGAAAAATGTGGGGTTCCAGCAGGTGCTCACGGCCGAAAATTTTGGTGAAAGGTTTTCAGATTATCTGACGGACAAGCAATCCTACGCGTTCCTTTGGAAAGAACTTATGGCATTGAAATCTTCCAAGGCGCCCTTTTTCCTCTGCCTCTATCAGCTGGGCACGCATCACGGTATGGACAGCCCCGATAAAAAATATGGAGATAAAAAGAATCCTTATCTTAACAAATTCCATAACGCAGATTTTTGGTTGGGCGAGTTTGTGGAAAAATTTTTAGCCAACAGTATATCGGAAAATACTTTTTTAATCCTGACTGCCGACCATGCGACATACTCAACACCTGAGTATCGAAAAACATTTAATACAAATACACAATATTTTATCGACGAAATCCCTTTTATAATTTTTTCTAAAGACATTTCCGGAAAAACAATAGACGCTGATTACAGGAATTCTCTTTCATTAGCGCCGACAATATTGGATATTTTAGGAGTTGATAAGGCCAACAACCATTTTTTAGGTGATTCCATCTTTTTTGATGGCAGAGAGAACGGCTTCTCAAAAATTGCCTGTATAGGATACGAGTGCTATCATATCTGCAAATCTGGGGTAAAGATAATTGAAGACGATTCGTATCGAGAGATTCTTGAATTGATTCACAAATACTTATCTTATTCTGGATAA
- the ychF gene encoding redox-regulated ATPase YchF translates to MALSIGIVGLPNVGKSTLFNALTKAQNAQAANYPFCTIEPNKATVAVPDARVDALSRKVTPQRTIHAQVDFIDIAGLVRGASKGEGLGNQFLGNIRECAAIVQVARCFEDENIVHVDGSVDPLRDVETIETELLLADIESVEKRLERLRKAAKGSKEARASADIMEQLLAHLNAGKPASTFPLPEGADAFLASWRELGLLTAKPVIYCANVDEESVAEGNAHSEKLRELAEARGAGFARICARLEEELQGLPEEEQAELLASYGVEEDGLGRIIRTGYATLGLASYFTAGPDEVRAWTIRKGWKAPQAAGVIHTDFERGFIRAEVISYDDYMSHASEAACRADGVLRVEGKDYVVRDGDVMHFLFNV, encoded by the coding sequence ATGGCACTGAGCATCGGTATCGTCGGCCTGCCCAATGTGGGCAAGTCCACGCTTTTCAACGCCCTCACCAAGGCCCAGAACGCGCAGGCGGCCAACTATCCCTTCTGCACCATCGAGCCCAACAAGGCCACCGTGGCCGTGCCCGACGCGCGCGTGGACGCCCTGTCGCGCAAGGTCACGCCCCAGCGCACCATCCACGCCCAGGTGGACTTCATCGACATCGCGGGCCTCGTACGCGGGGCCAGCAAGGGCGAAGGCCTGGGCAACCAGTTCCTCGGCAATATCCGCGAGTGCGCGGCCATCGTGCAGGTGGCGCGCTGCTTTGAGGATGAGAACATCGTCCATGTGGACGGTAGCGTGGACCCGCTGCGCGATGTGGAGACCATCGAGACCGAGCTTTTGCTGGCGGACATCGAAAGCGTGGAAAAGCGGCTCGAGCGGCTGCGCAAGGCCGCCAAGGGCAGCAAGGAGGCCAGGGCATCGGCCGACATCATGGAGCAGCTGCTCGCGCACCTCAATGCGGGCAAGCCGGCCTCCACCTTTCCCCTGCCTGAAGGCGCGGACGCCTTTCTCGCCTCCTGGCGCGAGCTCGGTCTGCTCACGGCCAAGCCGGTCATCTATTGCGCCAATGTGGACGAGGAGAGCGTGGCCGAGGGCAATGCCCACTCCGAAAAGCTGCGCGAGCTCGCCGAGGCGCGGGGCGCCGGCTTCGCCCGCATCTGCGCGCGCCTTGAGGAGGAATTGCAGGGCCTGCCCGAAGAGGAGCAGGCGGAACTTTTGGCCTCCTATGGCGTGGAGGAGGACGGGCTCGGGCGCATCATCCGCACGGGCTATGCCACTCTGGGCCTCGCGAGCTATTTTACCGCCGGGCCGGACGAGGTGCGCGCCTGGACCATCCGCAAGGGCTGGAAGGCCCCGCAGGCCGCGGGCGTCATCCATACGGATTTCGAGCGCGGCTTCATCCGCGCCGAGGTCATCTCCTACGATGACTACATGAGCCACGCGAGCGAGGCGGCCTGCCGGGCCGACGGCGTCCTGCGCGTGGAAGGCAAGGACTATGTGGTGCGGGACGGGGATGTCATGCACTTTCTCTTCAATGTCTGA
- a CDS encoding bifunctional precorrin-2 dehydrogenase/sirohydrochlorin ferrochelatase, with product MPFTYPLFLSLEGEHCLVAGLGEVGRRKLAAVLAAGVGSVLALENGLPGVAGGGAGDDELAGLCADPRVRLERRACTAADVGSARLVFAATSDARENARIAALCREAGVLCNCASAPELGSFAVPAVARAGELRAALSTGGASPALTRILRRELESWLAPRAALARFLGRLRPLVLAMGADTRHNGQLFRKVAASPLGDWLAAGDLARCRAWLERELPTALAVQALPLLDGTADAHTEMPRSGSDGETHEFC from the coding sequence ATGCCCTTCACTTATCCGCTTTTTCTCTCCCTTGAGGGCGAGCATTGCCTTGTGGCCGGCCTCGGCGAGGTGGGCCGGCGCAAGCTCGCCGCTGTGCTCGCGGCCGGCGTGGGCTCGGTGCTCGCGCTGGAGAACGGCTTGCCTGGGGTGGCGGGTGGTGGTGCCGGCGACGATGAACTCGCAGGGCTGTGCGCCGACCCACGGGTGCGCCTCGAGCGGCGCGCCTGCACGGCGGCGGATGTGGGCAGCGCCCGCCTGGTCTTTGCCGCAACCTCCGACGCGCGGGAAAATGCGCGCATCGCCGCCCTGTGCCGCGAGGCCGGCGTGCTCTGCAATTGCGCGAGCGCGCCTGAACTGGGGTCCTTCGCCGTGCCGGCCGTGGCGCGCGCGGGCGAGCTTCGCGCCGCCCTCTCCACCGGCGGGGCGAGCCCGGCGCTCACCCGCATCCTGCGCCGCGAGCTCGAGTCGTGGCTCGCGCCGCGCGCGGCGCTCGCGCGCTTTCTCGGGCGCTTGCGGCCCCTTGTCCTTGCCATGGGGGCGGATACGCGGCACAATGGCCAACTGTTCCGCAAAGTGGCGGCTTCACCCCTCGGGGACTGGCTCGCCGCTGGCGACCTTGCCCGCTGCCGCGCCTGGCTCGAGCGGGAGCTGCCGACCGCGCTGGCCGTGCAGGCCCTGCCGCTTCTGGACGGGACGGCGGATGCCCACACGGAGATGCCCCGCAGCGGCAGTGACGGAGAAACGCATGAGTTTTGCTGA